Genomic DNA from Anthonomus grandis grandis chromosome 2, icAntGran1.3, whole genome shotgun sequence:
TTTTCCATTATTGCatctataaattatattttgtaaatgtacTGGCCGGTCTAACATGGTCTAAagagtaaattttttactttctaaatttttttactttacttttgtatttttttaaaagaaaataatattcatttaatggcgttttttatgtgaaaaactataaaattatagGTCCTGTTTAGTTCTTAttgaaacatcctgtatattagtGTTTTTGTATCTTTAAATGATATTGCAATTATATTGAAGTAACAAATTGTATATAATTCTATGGTTGTGAAGCATTGAAAATGTGGTACGTAGTTGCATTCACTAAAGAAAGTAGTGTAGCCACTGTGCCATTAAGCTGGTATATAGAAAAGTCATCTGAGTGTTTTTGGCCTCCTTCAATAGTAAAAAGGGCCACTCTTGAAAAGCTGATCAAAGATAAAGTCCTCCCAGAAGAAGACTGGAAACCATTTAAGGCTGAGATCCTAGGAAAATATAGTAAGGAAAGTATGAAAACATGTACTAttattctacaatttttttttttcatttaaggtGATTATAAGCAAGCCATGGCTAAGCTTCAAAAAGCAAAAAGTTCAGATAAGCTTACTACGACAGATGATAATGAAGATAAGGGAAAGGGAAAACGAAAGAGAAAACCATCTCACAAAATTCATAATACAAGTTCATCTGATGCAGATGAGAGTAGCGGTTCAGTCAACTCTTTATCATTTCCTAGTTTTTCAAAACATTTGCAAACAAGTGGTATAtccaataaattattgtttcaaAAAGTGTTTATGTTTTATCTTTTAGATTTTGCAAATTATGAAGTTTATCCTTCGCGGAATGCAAATAAAAGTTCCAGAGACTTTAATATGCCAAAGAGGTCCAGATCTCTTTCTCCCTTTAAAGAAGCCATTACTTTTTCACCCCAAGATTCTCAACGACGTTCTGAGCGAGAAGATATTTATCCCAAAAGAAAAGAAGACATGTACAAGaggtaaaagtaatttttgatatacaTATCAAGATtacttaatgatttatttttagaaaatcattGCTGCAACAGAATTTATTTGAGAACGGACATAAGCAAACAGAAATCACGCAACCAGCTGGAGAAAAGTTGGTgcaaatatttgaattattacagaaaattcAGGCTGATTCATCAGGTAAGACATAAAAGGACTTATTTGCATacctaatatatataaatatttgttagaATTTAGAGTGCAAGTGCTAAGAAAactgaatataataaatataaaaattaatgatttggaGACCAcaatagagaatttaaaaaataactcaaatataccagaaaatgaagaaatgctatttgaagattttattaatttatttccatTGGATATGGAAAAACTTAATACACTGGAAAATGTGCTGCTGAACCAAAATGAGATGAAAAAGTTGGTAAGGAAGAATCTTTTTTCCATTATCTGTATATTATATGAAATGAACTTTATTACATATTTGTTTACTATATATTTTAGACAAAGTACTTAAGTCGTGTAGGGGGTAGTGACGTATCTGAAATTGTCAAAAGATTGATGTACAAGATATTTACTAATGAACTTGGAACTTTATTTAGTTGGGATGGTGCAAAGGgcaagttaaaatttaaaaatttaagaattgcCACTGTAATTTTAGGTAAGCTAAATggaatgaaaatattttttggttatATTAGTTTCTCGTCCTTTATTTAGATACTGTGCGAAATAATCCATCCACAAAAGATTCAACAGAAGCAGATGTTATAATACATGTAAAGAAATGGTTAGTCCGAGCAAAGGAGAGAATACATTtggaaaacaaacaaaaaaggtgcatattcatttctctattttcaaaacaatttaaaaatgtgttaattctgcacataaaatattaatcaaaacattaatacacttgattttaatttttagacaaaataGGAATGACATGCATGAGAGTGAACCAAGGAGTAAGGAGCCAAGCTCTTCTTgaatatttcagttttattgCTTGTAAATTGAATTTGTTGAATAAATGGAGTTCAATGAAAAATTATgaccttcattaaaaaaaaaattaacggttTAAAGCTCAACCAGGTAATATCACGatgtatttaaagaaaaaaacttatgtACACTTTTGGTTAATTCTAAAATGGaagttttaatcaaattaaattagtaatataattaaatagttctttatttttcaaattccaaaaatttaacTTGTATTTTGCAATATAAAATGACACTTAATTCCGAATATTTCACTGTTCATCTCAACTTAGATTTTAACGCATACTCCAGAAATTGTACATATATGGTGTATCCAGACCATCTTTCATGGATATAGAGTGCATATACCTAAAGGATATTTATTAGATATCCTGGAATATgacaaatatatttgtatattctataaatataCATGTAATAGATACATAGAATATAATAGATGTTTATTAGAGATCCATAGAATATAACCCTTGGATATACTTTAGATATCTGTTATATTCAGGATATACACTGTACATACTTATAGTATATTCCATGTATCACATAGTGTGTGacaaatgtatgtttattttacaTCCATAAAATAAACAGCGCATTAAAAATAGACATTGTATGTATATACGTCAGTACATTATAAACatacataatatgtacatataataTGTGTTTGCTATGTGGGATAATGGCTTTCGTAGGTTGGAATGGAAGCTATGTGATCTTTTACTAGCTGCAAACTGTTTTCACTTATTTTGTTTGGAGGCTCTTTACGACCTCTTTTATCTTTTTCACATATTCCTGTTgagttcatttttaataatacagtcgttataaatttattagaaatatcgAAGGTTTTTTCAAAGCACCCTTTACAAACTTGAATCAACTCGCCATTAACTTTCAAATGAAAAACGTTAACACAGTCTCGCTTTTTCTTCCTTTCTGACGTTATTGCTGTTTTCTTTCTTTGTTTCGTAATAAGACTTGCGGTATAGGCAACCCTCTCGTCAAAGTCGCCAATTGACCAGAAATAATCAAAAAGCATGTCCAACTGAACATCATCTACTTTACTACAACATCCATTCCTACAAGAGCATAAAGGTCTTCTCTCTCTTTTTCTGATAAGTTTCCCCTTGCTGGTAGTATATTCCCTACCCAAAtttctgtttgtttttcttaacTTTCTTTTCTCCCTGGTTTCTTCCTTTACTGTTTTCCGACCTCgcctattttctttaataacattTTCCACTTGACCCGCCGaattgttgtttttcttttttattttatctgcaAGTTGCTGTAGATTAACAGAATCTGAACTTTCTGACTCTGGGGCGTAGTCTTTATCCTTATCGCTGTCGTCACAATCGCCAGGATCATCACCTAATTGTTCGTTACCTGGTGATGGCAGAACCTCTGAAATTAAACAATGAcctacaattaatttttttattgccataTTATCATGAATTTTACTTCTTTATTCTAGTTTTCAAATAGCTAGTAAATGGTATAAACTAACCGGCTTGAACAAAACATCATTCAAAAAAGTAGAATGGGGaagtaacattttattttttgatacgtAAAATAGTTTCCACAGTTCAAAATGCTGTATCAAACATTTACCTAACTCGTCTCAAATTCccgaaataatttcaaattctaTTTGACACCAAAGaatatctataaattaaaagcaaatttaatcaTATTTACCGTGTATAGATGACACATCATCCTCAAAATACGGTGTTGTAGATAAAGGAACATTATGCAAAGTAACGAATTCCTTCTTATTAGATTGCTCTGACATCTCTGTTAAAACATCCTGTGAAGTAGATGGTATCTGGTCTATGACATTGGTGCTTGTACAACAAATCTCTTGCCAAGTCTGCttacctataaaaatattaataacagaaATTAATTCGATATAAAATACAGTACCTTAAATTTTAGTGACTTGGCACGCTGTATTTGACTTTTAGTATATGGATAAAAAAATAGTAGGTATGTAgctaaaaaaatacagactaaacctagtaaaaaatttaaaataatttaacatctTTTATAATCGACAACAATATACTGAAATAATAGTATTAagttaaagcaattttaaattttagatctgTGCGCGGGTAAAGAAGTACAAGTCCCAAATCCCAGAAACGGTACAGTATTATTAGTGAAAGAACAATAATTGCGTATTAAACataaaagcataatttaatatttgagctGAACTTACCATCCTCAACGGCACAAAGATTatcaaatcaattttctttGCACATATCAatcattaattttgttctttttgaaGCCATAACCTCACTTAAACTAATGACAAAACTATGCACTTTAACCCAAACAGGACGTTCTATAGTCTTCTTTGCCTGTTCTGGCAGGGTTCTAGAACTTATTTAAGCAACCAAAGGTTTCTAAACTTGTTTAAAACCAAATTATGTCGATTATTTTGCTAAGCATTCAACACGCCATGCgtcattaaaaatatgtaaacaaaaataatagtgaCATATTCGTACGGCACAAAATAACGTGGGTTGTTCTGTGATTAGGGTAAAGAGGTATAAGTCATGTTAAATCGCTTTACGCCAAACCAGCTTCTTGTGAAAACGGATATATAATGATATATATCCATACTCcctatatatacatattttaaacctGTTTTACACAATTGAAAATACGGATTTTAAACGCGGCTAGAGTTATACCCTTTTACACAATTCAAGATCTTGAAAAGTGGTGTCGAATTTTGCGTTAACctcattttataaatattctgaCTTATACCCCTTTACCCGCGCACGAGCGTAATATTCGCAGGAGCTGTATTAAGTGAAATGAGTAGAGTAGCCCACTTACTCTTAACTCTGCCTCCTTCATATGATGGGATAGTGACTGCAATTGAAACTTTGTTGGAAGACACCATCAATTTAGGTGTAAAAACACGTTTATTGGGTCAGGAAACAAAATCGCAGCAGGAAAGTGGAGACACGACTAGCAAAGTTTTGCATGTCCAGGTAACAGATCCAAAAATAGCAAGGCCGTTTAAGAACCAAAAATTCCACTCttttaaagccaaaaaaaaaataaatttgtcaataaacggaattttaaaacaaaatcaaagtataATAACAATAGTAACAGCTACCCGAAGAAGAGATATACCTTTACAAGGTGCGACTATTGTGGTAGGACAAATCACCTTAAATCAAACTGTTTCTACTACAAACGAGAACAGGAATCCAGGACATTACATGCGATTCAAACCAATCGGGATGAATCAAGTTTTGCATTTATGATGTCTAGTAGCAATTTGCCAAAACCTGCTAACTATCAAAGTAATAATACTATTAAGTTTCTTCTGGATTCTGGAGCCACCGATCACATTATAAATCGGCACCAATATTTTACCCATTCTACGGAATTAACAAAACCAGTAGACATATCAGTTGCGAAAAACAATACTGCTGTAAAGGCTTATCAAAGAGGAGAAATCAATATTATTACCAACTTGGGTGTCCATGGAAAGTTGGAAAATGTGTTATTCACTCCCGAAGTTCCATACAACCTACTCTCGGTAAGACGCATGCAAGAGGCAGGTATGGATGTACTTTTTACATCAAATGGTGAAGTGACGATAAGCCATGAAAGTAAAACCATTATAACTGGTAAggtgattaataatttaataccaataatttttaaaataaataaaagtctgattcaaaatattgcaaatcAAATAAATGTGCATGAAACCAAAGCGCCATATGATAATTATATATTGTGGCATGAGCGCTTAGGTCATATAAagtaagaataaatttttagaacTAAAAAGGCAggaatattatgaaaaattaaataatgtatatcCCAGTACTGGTTTATGTGAAGCTTGCATTTATGGAAAGCAAGCATGTTTGCTTTTTGCTAAAAGTAAAGATAAATCTCATATTCTAAGACcactatatatttttcactcaGACATTTGTGGACCTATTTCTCCACCTACAAtagacaataaaaattattttataacatttattgaTGAATTTACTCACTATAcggtaatatatttattagtctaTAAATCAGAAACATATAATGTTTTTCGAGATTTTGTACTAAAAAGTGAGgcccatttttctttaaaagtagCATTTCTATATTGTGATAATGGGCGTGAGTATCTCTCTAATGAAAtgaaatcattttgtaaagataaaggtatttcttttcatttaacCGTTCCATATACTCCTCAACAAAATTCTGTTGCGGAAAGAATGAACAGAACTCTTACAGAAAAAGCTAGAGCCATGATACATGGTGCAAATTTAAATACACGTTTTTGGGGTGAAGCTATTTTAAGTgccacatatattttaaatttaaccccGACAAATGCACTACTTAAAAAGGAAACACCTTACAAATTGTGGCATAATAAAAAGCCCAAAGTAGATCACTTAAAAGTTTTTGGCTCTACTgcttttgtataataaattttgtataataataataaatctcgaaaaacaaaattcaagcaAAAATCTGTTAAGGGCATATTTGTTGGCTATGAACCgaatggttgtaaattttttaattctcaaaataataaattcattacaGCTCGGGACGTTATATTTGATGAAACCACTTTTAACACATCAAGACCTCAAATTGAACTTGATGAAAGGTTTCACACACAAAGCTCCGaaggtattaaaatatctaaaactgATAAAAACCCGGTACCGATTGTTTTCCCTTTACAATCGgaaattaaaacagttaataataaagctgtcaataaaaccgAGGATTAAAATCAGTTATGTAAACAAAATACCGACCAAAAATCTGGGACACCCGTTACGGAACCCAGACGGAGCGAAAGACTCATAAATCTtcctaaaatttcatataacgAAAATGAAATTGGTACTTTTATGAGCACCCCACTTAAAAGTCCCTTCTTGTTTTCAAGATATAAATAAACGAGCTGATAAAAATGAATGGGAAAAGGATATTAATGAGGAAATCGAGTCTTTGCTAATTAATGACACCTGGTCTTTAGTACctaaaccaataaataaaaatattgtagacTGTAAATGGGTGTTTACtgttaaaaacaatatacagggtAGTTTACCCAAGTATAAAGCTCGATTAGTAGCCAGAGGTTTTAGCCAACAATATCTTCTAGATTATAAGGAAATTTTTGCCCCAGTTGCCCGAATATAGactttcagaatatttttagCAATTGCCAACCAATTTAATTTGCACATTCATCAAATGGATGTTAAAACGGCATATTTAAATGGCATATTAAAAGAggaaatatatatgaaaattcCCGAAGGTATTAATGCAAAAGACGGCTAtctatgtaaattaaataaatcattatatgGGTTAAAGCAATTAGCAAGATGCTGGTATGagcattttgataaaattttaaaacagcacaattttcaaaattcaagcGTTGAccactgtttatattttttaaataaaggccATATCACCGAAAATGTTTACGTAATTCTATATGTAGACGATTTAGCAATAGCTACTGGCAATATTAACACAATGTtgagttttaaaacttatttaaaaaataaatttaaaatggttgatatgaatgatttaaattattttttaggaatcAGAATTGAAagaaatcaaaatcaaatttctttagatcaaagtaattatttaaaaaatgtgcttaataattttaatatgagtGATCGCAAACCCGTAAAAACACCTCTGCcgtctaaattaaattatttagaattaaatgcGGATGAACATTATGATACTCCATGCCGAAATTTAATAGGTTCTTTAATGTATGCTGCTCTTTGTACTCGACCAGATTTGTGTACAGCCGTTAATCTATTAAGTCgttatcaaaacaaaaataataaagagttATGGCAATGCCTAAAAAGGGTTTTAAGGTATATAAAGGATACTTAtgatttaaaactaatttattccAGAAATAAATATACCGATATTTTAATTGGCTATGTAGATGCTGATTGGGGTAGTAATGAAATAGATCGAAAAAGTACGAcaggatttttgtttaaattatttgaaacttGTGTAATTTTATGGAATACAAGAAAACAAAATTCTGTCGCTAGATCTTCGATGGAGGCAGAATATATGGCAATTTTTGATGCTCTCTGGATTAAGTCCTTATTAACaagtattgaaataaatatttttaagccaataattttatatgaagATAATAATGGTTGTATTTCGGTTGCTAATAATCccattgattttaaacaatctaagcatatagatattaaatatcattttactAGAGAGCAGGTACAAAATAAAaccatattaataaaatatgttccCACAGGTCAACAGTTGGCTGACATTTTTACGAAGCAACTTCTAGCTCTAAGGTTCCATGAAGTCCTATTCAATTTGGGGCTACAAAAACTATCGAATAAATAAGATAGTATAGTTTTAAGTGGAACCAAATGGTTTgatttggtttttctttttggGGTTTTTCCAAATCCTAGCAACGAATGTTGGaccatataaattattttcccCAGATATGACTATTCGTTGAACGTTATTACTTAATTAGGttataacttataaatttttatttaaatataattgattcATTTTTGAGAGGGtgtattaaaatatatgtatttaatagTCAACAAATATGACtcaatatatttctattattggagaggtttatgatgtttatatttagtttaagccAATATCCACATCGTCATCTTTCTTTATGAAAACAGAAAGCAACTGTAATATAAATGCGTTTGTATAATAACTGACGTAGTGTTTTTACTAATACAAAGACCAATTCATTAGGTCCATATTAGTCTGTATTAAAAGGGATATATTTAAGATTCATTCCTTTTTCGACTTTTGCTTCATTCgctgcttaaataataaaaataaaagaatagttataataatttgtgtttttgttctacccatattcttaatataaataactattaatatgatataaaaacccaatcataaaactttaacaagataatcacatattcaacaaaattaaattaaattaaattaaattaactgcaatatacctactaactataacttaaacatatGGGTCTTATGTCccatgatccaccaagatatcgacaatcgcATGagccggagagaaatttatatcgcacatgtgacagatccgattaaatatagcgcatattgtatatagtggcgatttaaacaggatgttagtatgaggccttggcagaaagaatgttaggggatgtctagcattaagcctataggcaccatgaaacgtacactagaaagaagtacaggactatcaatgaatccattcagtaacccatgcaggaattttacagagaaaatcattcttctgagatgtaatggatgtagattgaagcgttccaatagtcgccgatgatcaaaccctcttaccggatatatgccatcctgcctgaaggccaaaaacttagcaaatctacgctgaacagattcaaggagaccaacatgattctgatagagcgggttccatataatgcagccaaactccagttttgatctcacaaagcaacagaaaagcagtcataatgtagattccaaagtaaaactctgagaacttctaattatgaacccaagccttctcagggctgacttgactatgttgttaAAGTGtcgaacgaatgtaaattcagagtcaaaggtaataccaagatcagtaatttgctctaatctactcaaaatagtatcattaataaagcgcatattgtatatagtttttaaaaatttaagggtgtttttgatctagagtaactgaccacactacatttagccgcattcaagcctaacctgttagcgcaccatacctccgaTGTATTTAGagagttctgaagaaaaacacaatcctccaaaccatatatatttaaatatagcttcaaatcatcggcaaaagccagcctatgacaagtgagtgactcaattaagtcatttataaaaaaactaaacaggagcggacccaggttcgagccctgtggcacacccgacgttacgttaaaaatt
This window encodes:
- the LOC126750552 gene encoding uncharacterized protein LOC126750552 isoform X2, whose amino-acid sequence is MWYVVAFTKESSVATVPLSWYIEKSSECFWPPSIVKRATLEKLIKDKVLPEEDWKPFKAEILGKYSDYKQAMAKLQKAKSSDKLTTTDDNEDKGKGKRKRKPSHKIHNTSSSDADESSGSVNSLSFPSFSKHLQTNFANYEVYPSRNANKSSRDFNMPKRSRSLSPFKEAITFSPQDSQRRSEREDIYPKRKEDMYKRKSLLQQNLFENGHKQTEITQPAGEKLVQIFELLQKIQADSSEFRVQVLRKLNIINIKINDLETTIENLKNNSNIPENEEMLFEDFINLFPLDMEKLNTLENVLLNQNEMKKLTKYLSRVGGSDVSEIVKRLMYKIFTNELGTLFSWDGAKGKLKFKNLRIATVILDTVRNNPSTKDSTEADVIIHVKKWLVRAKERIHLENKQKRQNRNDMHESEPRSKEPSSS
- the LOC126750552 gene encoding uncharacterized protein LOC126750552 isoform X1, translated to MWYVVAFTKESSVATVPLSWYIEKSSECFWPPSIVKRATLEKLIKDKVLPEEDWKPFKAEILGKYSDYKQAMAKLQKAKSSDKLTTTDDNEDKGKGKRKRKPSHKIHNTSSSDADESSGSVNSLSFPSFSKHLQTSDFANYEVYPSRNANKSSRDFNMPKRSRSLSPFKEAITFSPQDSQRRSEREDIYPKRKEDMYKRKSLLQQNLFENGHKQTEITQPAGEKLVQIFELLQKIQADSSEFRVQVLRKLNIINIKINDLETTIENLKNNSNIPENEEMLFEDFINLFPLDMEKLNTLENVLLNQNEMKKLTKYLSRVGGSDVSEIVKRLMYKIFTNELGTLFSWDGAKGKLKFKNLRIATVILDTVRNNPSTKDSTEADVIIHVKKWLVRAKERIHLENKQKRQNRNDMHESEPRSKEPSSS
- the LOC126750188 gene encoding uncharacterized protein LOC126750188; translation: MSEQSNKKEFVTLHNVPLSTTPYFEDDVSSIHEVLPSPGNEQLGDDPGDCDDSDKDKDYAPESESSDSVNLQQLADKIKKKNNNSAGQVENVIKENRRGRKTVKEETREKRKLRKTNRNLGREYTTSKGKLIRKRERRPLCSCRNGCCSKVDDVQLDMLFDYFWSIGDFDERVAYTASLITKQRKKTAITSERKKKRDCVNVFHLKVNGELIQVCKGCFEKTFDISNKFITTVLLKMNSTGICEKDKRGRKEPPNKISENSLQLVKDHIASIPTYESHYPT